In Malus sylvestris chromosome 16, drMalSylv7.2, whole genome shotgun sequence, the following are encoded in one genomic region:
- the LOC126608761 gene encoding NADH dehydrogenase [ubiquinone] flavoprotein 1, mitochondrial-like, with the protein MAPIKGILSLQRAALARHHGAKWGLAFRSFSTQGAAPSTTAQPPPPPPPEKTHFGGLKDEDRIFTNLYGLHDPFLKGAMKRGDWYRTKDLVIKGADWIVNEMKKSGLRGRGGAGFPSGLKWSFMPKVSDGRPSYLVVNADESEPGTCKDREIMRHDPHKLLEGCLIAGVGMRASAAYIYIRGEYVNERLNLVKARNEAYAAGLLGKNACGSGYDFDVHIHFGAGAYICGEETALLESLEGKQGKPRLKPPFPANAGLYGCPTTVTNVETVAVSPTILRRGPEWFASFGRKNNSGTKLFCISGHVNKPCTVEEEMSIPLKELLERHCGGVRGGWDNLLAVIPGGSSVPLLTKDICNDVLMDFDALKAVQSGLGTAAVIVMDKSTDIVDAIARLSYFYKHESCGQCTPCREGTGWLWMIMERMKVGNAKLEEIDMLQEVTKQIEGHTICALGDAAAWPVQGLIRHFRPELERRIRERAERELLEAAA; encoded by the exons ATG GCACCCATCAAGGGTATACTTTCTCTGCAGAGAGCAGCTTTAGCTCGTCATCATGGTGCAAAGTGGGGCCTAGCGTTTAGATCATTCAGCACTCAGGGAGCAGCACCCTCTACTACTGCTcaacctccacctccaccacctCCCGAGAAAACTCATTTTGGTGGTTTGAAAGATGAAGACCGGATTTTCACTAACTTATATGGGTTGCACGACCCATTTCTCAAGGGTGCCATGAAACGAGGTGACTGGTACCGAACCAAAGATCTAGTTATTAAAGGTGCTGATTGGATTGTCAATGAAATGAAGAAGTCTGGCCTACGTGGACGTGGTGGTGCTGGTTTCCCATCTGGTCTCAAATGGTCTTTTATGCCAAAAGTATCCGATGGCCGTCCTTCCTATCTTGTCGTCAATGCTGATGAAAGTGAACCTGGAACCTGTAAGGACAGGGAAATTATGCGCCATGACCCACACAAACTTTTAGAGGGTTGCTTGATTGCTGGTGTTGGGATGAGGGCCAGTGCTGCTTACATCTATATAAGAGGTGAATATGTAAATGAACGGTTAAACCTTGTAAAAGCTAGAAATGAAGCTTATGCAGCTGGATTACTGGGGAAAAATGCTTGTGGATCTGGTTATGATTTTGATGTTCATATCCACTTTGGTGCTGGTGCCTATATTTGTGGTGAAGAAACAGCACTTCTGGAGAGCCTTGAAGGGAAACAGGGGAAGCCAAGATTGAAGCCTCCTTTCCCTGCTAATGCAGGATTATATGGCTGTCCCACCACTGTTACAAATGTGGAAACGGTGGCTGTTTCTCCCACCATATTAAGGCGTGGACCAGAGTGGTTTGCCAGTTTTGGGAGAAAGAACAATTCAGggacaaaattgttttgtatcTCGGGACATGTGAACAAGCCTTGCACTGTTGAAGAGGAAATGAGCATACCCTTGAAAGAGTTACTAGAGAGGCACTGTGGAGGTGTGAGGGGCGGATGGGACAACTTACTTGCAGTAATTCCAGGTGGTTCATCTGTTCCATTGCTTACCAAGGATATATGCAATGATGTTTTGATGGATTTTGATGCACTGAAGGCTGTGCAGTCAGGATTGGGAACTGCAGCTGTTATTGTGATGGATAAATCAACGGACATTGTCGATGCAATTGCAAGGCTTTCTTACTTCTACAAGCATGAGAGTTGTGGGCAGTGCACACCGTGTAGGGAGGGGACAGGATGGCTATGGATGATCATGGAAAGAATGAAAGTTGGGAACGCAAAGCTGGAAGAGATTGACATGCTTCAGGAGGTGACCAAGCAGATTGAGGGGCACACAATCTGT